A window of Chitinophaga sp. MM2321 contains these coding sequences:
- a CDS encoding Gfo/Idh/MocA family oxidoreductase — protein sequence MRLLFSAFLVLLWQLSATAQPLRVAVAGVAHGHVGWILGRPDKGDIQLAGVFDKDTALVNGFSRHYGFPAKIVYNNLEQMLDEVKPEAVLAFGSVYSHMEVVAACAPRGIHVMVEKPLATNLADALRMEALARKHHIHLLTNYETSWYPTVAKTFQLVQDSSYVGQVRKVVIHDGHQGPKEIGCSPAFLAWLTDPVLNGGGALMDFGCYGANLMTSMMKNRLPVAVTAVTRHYKPSIYPKVEDDATIIVDYPDTQCIIQASWNWPFSRKDMEVYGDKGYLMAADKNTLVLRNKESLPATTRRITATDIPVYEDPFLYLSDVIRGKITVPDNSFYALPNNVIVVRILEAAKESARTGKTVRL from the coding sequence ATGCGATTACTCTTCTCTGCATTTTTAGTGCTCCTGTGGCAGCTCTCCGCAACTGCCCAGCCATTGCGGGTAGCGGTTGCCGGTGTGGCACACGGCCATGTGGGCTGGATCCTGGGACGCCCGGATAAAGGCGATATTCAGCTTGCCGGCGTATTTGATAAGGATACGGCGCTTGTAAACGGCTTTTCCCGTCACTATGGCTTCCCGGCTAAGATCGTGTACAATAACCTGGAACAGATGCTGGATGAAGTAAAGCCGGAAGCGGTGCTCGCATTCGGATCTGTATACAGTCATATGGAAGTGGTGGCGGCATGCGCCCCCCGCGGCATTCATGTGATGGTGGAGAAACCGCTGGCCACCAACCTGGCAGACGCGCTGCGGATGGAAGCACTGGCGCGGAAACACCATATTCATCTCCTTACAAATTATGAAACCAGCTGGTATCCTACGGTGGCCAAAACTTTTCAGCTCGTGCAGGACAGCAGTTATGTTGGACAAGTACGCAAAGTAGTGATCCACGATGGCCACCAGGGCCCGAAGGAGATAGGTTGCAGTCCGGCATTCCTGGCCTGGCTTACGGACCCTGTACTCAATGGCGGCGGCGCCTTAATGGATTTCGGATGCTATGGCGCCAATCTCATGACCAGCATGATGAAAAATCGTTTGCCCGTTGCCGTTACTGCCGTTACCCGTCACTATAAACCATCCATTTATCCAAAAGTGGAAGATGATGCCACCATCATCGTAGATTATCCCGATACGCAATGTATTATCCAGGCCTCATGGAACTGGCCCTTCAGCCGCAAGGACATGGAGGTATATGGCGACAAAGGCTACCTGATGGCAGCTGATAAAAACACGCTGGTACTACGGAATAAAGAATCATTGCCCGCCACCACCCGCCGTATAACGGCAACGGATATACCTGTATATGAAGATCCGTTCCTTTACCTGTCGGATGTTATACGCGGTAAGATCACCGTACCTGATAACAGCTTCTATGCTTTGCCAAATAACGTAATAGTGGTACGCATCCTGGAGGCGGCAAAAGAATCGGCACGCACTGGCAAAACAGTACGCCTCTGA
- a CDS encoding GDSL-type esterase/lipase family protein: MRILFCITLLAFCGLTGSLSAQTVETVQAAPAVNHFQGDIDAIRRYDQIYTPPANPILFIGSSSIVKWHDLERTFSNYVVMNRGFGGSVTNDIIYFAKDIIFPYHPRQIVIYVGDNDLPQEGATADTILNRFKNLYALIRSQLPQVPIAYISIKPSPSRAVFLPKAMAANKLIREFLEKEANTKFIDIYTPMLDDQNNPRKELFLGDMLHMNSQGYDIWRKAVEPVLVPLNQQ, from the coding sequence ATGAGAATTCTTTTTTGCATCACGTTACTGGCTTTTTGTGGGTTGACCGGAAGCCTGTCTGCACAAACCGTAGAAACCGTTCAAGCTGCACCAGCTGTCAACCATTTCCAGGGAGACATTGATGCCATTCGCCGTTACGACCAGATCTACACGCCACCGGCTAACCCCATCCTTTTTATAGGTAGTTCCTCTATTGTAAAATGGCACGACCTGGAAAGGACTTTTAGTAATTATGTGGTGATGAACAGGGGCTTTGGTGGTTCTGTAACCAATGATATCATCTACTTTGCTAAAGATATTATCTTCCCTTATCATCCCCGTCAGATAGTAATATATGTGGGAGACAATGACCTGCCGCAAGAGGGGGCCACTGCCGATACCATTTTAAACCGGTTCAAAAACCTGTATGCACTGATCAGAAGTCAGCTGCCGCAAGTGCCCATCGCTTATATATCTATCAAACCAAGTCCTTCCCGGGCTGTGTTCCTGCCTAAAGCCATGGCTGCTAATAAGCTGATCCGCGAGTTTTTGGAAAAGGAAGCAAATACGAAATTCATTGACATTTATACACCTATGCTGGATGATCAGAATAATCCGCGTAAAGAACTTTTCCTGGGAGATATGTTGCATATGAACAGCCAGGGATATGATATCTGGCGTAAAGCGGTGGAGCCGGTACTGGTACCACTTAATCAGCAATAA
- a CDS encoding glyoxalase superfamily protein, with product MSQVIPILRIFDYTKTIQFYVDWLGFEIVWEHKPEGNPVYMKISKGDAVIDLSEHHGDCSPGAKIIIADFKGLKAFHSELATKNYKYMNPGLERAEWNPDILMMTVIDPFYNQLTFEEKI from the coding sequence ATGTCGCAGGTTATTCCAATCTTAAGGATTTTTGATTATACAAAAACAATTCAGTTTTATGTTGACTGGCTGGGCTTTGAAATCGTATGGGAACATAAGCCGGAGGGCAATCCTGTGTATATGAAGATATCAAAAGGAGATGCTGTTATAGACTTGTCAGAACATCATGGTGATTGCAGTCCCGGTGCGAAAATAATCATCGCCGATTTCAAAGGACTCAAAGCATTTCATTCAGAGCTGGCTACCAAGAACTATAAATACATGAACCCGGGATTGGAAAGAGCAGAATGGAATCCTGACATATTAATGATGACCGTGATAGATCCTTTTTATAACCAGCTTACTTTTGAAGAGAAAATTTAA
- a CDS encoding Gfo/Idh/MocA family oxidoreductase gives MSQSKKSRREFLQQSLMAGAGLTITAMGVPASSYARIMGANDRVNVGLVGFSDRARQALLPSFFNNNKELNFDLVAVSDIWNRRREEGKAFLQQKTGHNVQACMNNDELYRVKDLDAVFIASPDFQHAHFTIEAVKNKCDVYSEKPFAETMEDARNALKAVKESKRIMQVGTQRRSGTSYHAAANFIKEGKFGPITMVEMTWNVNQPGRWRRPDLVKSIKESDTDWKRFLAGRPQDSWDPRKYLEYRLFWPYSSGIFGQWMTHQIDTVHWFSGLKHPRSAVANGGIYMWKDGRKNPDTLTAVFEYGPEDDPTSGFQVMYSSRFHNSAGGTKEIYYSNGGTIDMSTNKINSTGGLTEKEAAEMGMHANLLPSMTLNTQEKVETGANTGGDSLTNAHVRNWMTCVRERKQPNAPIEAAYSHSIALIMGNAAYRTGMKATFDEATQEVMVGGKVFKM, from the coding sequence ATGTCTCAATCCAAAAAATCAAGGCGGGAGTTCCTGCAACAATCGTTGATGGCAGGCGCCGGTCTTACCATCACTGCTATGGGCGTTCCTGCCAGCAGCTATGCACGCATCATGGGCGCCAACGACCGTGTAAACGTAGGACTGGTAGGCTTTTCCGACCGTGCGCGGCAAGCCCTGTTACCATCTTTCTTTAATAATAACAAGGAGCTGAACTTTGACCTGGTAGCAGTATCAGATATCTGGAACAGAAGAAGGGAAGAAGGAAAGGCTTTCCTGCAACAGAAAACGGGTCATAACGTACAGGCATGTATGAATAATGATGAGCTGTATCGTGTGAAAGACCTGGATGCTGTTTTCATTGCTTCCCCTGATTTCCAACATGCGCATTTTACGATTGAGGCGGTAAAGAACAAGTGCGACGTGTACAGTGAAAAGCCTTTCGCTGAAACAATGGAAGATGCACGCAATGCCCTGAAAGCGGTGAAAGAATCCAAAAGGATTATGCAGGTAGGTACTCAGCGCCGCAGTGGTACCAGCTATCATGCTGCTGCTAACTTCATCAAGGAAGGTAAGTTCGGCCCCATTACTATGGTGGAAATGACCTGGAATGTAAATCAGCCCGGACGCTGGAGAAGACCAGACCTGGTGAAGTCCATCAAGGAATCCGATACCGACTGGAAACGCTTCCTGGCCGGACGTCCGCAAGACAGCTGGGATCCGCGCAAATATCTTGAATACCGTTTGTTCTGGCCTTATTCTTCCGGCATCTTTGGCCAGTGGATGACTCACCAGATTGATACCGTGCATTGGTTCAGTGGACTGAAACATCCACGTAGTGCTGTTGCCAACGGCGGCATTTATATGTGGAAAGATGGCCGCAAGAACCCTGATACCCTCACCGCCGTATTTGAATATGGTCCGGAAGATGATCCCACCAGCGGATTCCAGGTGATGTATAGCAGCCGTTTTCATAACTCTGCCGGTGGTACGAAAGAAATCTATTATTCCAATGGTGGTACCATTGATATGTCTACCAATAAAATAAATTCTACCGGTGGGCTCACTGAAAAAGAAGCAGCAGAAATGGGCATGCATGCCAACCTGCTCCCTTCCATGACGCTGAACACACAGGAGAAAGTAGAAACAGGTGCCAATACCGGCGGTGACTCCCTCACCAATGCACACGTCCGTAACTGGATGACGTGTGTGCGTGAACGTAAGCAACCCAATGCGCCGATTGAAGCGGCCTATTCACACTCTATTGCCCTGATCATGGGGAACGCCGCTTACCGCACCGGTATGAAGGCTACCTTTGATGAGGCTACACAGGAAGTAATGGTAGGCGGTAAGGTATTTAAGATGTAA
- a CDS encoding ThuA domain-containing protein gives MIYRSKSGRYAFSFIFIVCLTIILQACSDSSPRILVFIKTSAFHHNSIPMAVTAIQKLGSEHGFKVDTTSDASWFKESKLKKYRAVVFLSTTGNVLNADEQVAFERYIQSGGGFAGVHAAADTEYGWPWYNKLVGAYFKSHPHDPNVRKGMIIVTDTAHPSMKGLPTQWERTDEWYSYKNINPDIKVLAKLDESSYEGGENGDNHPIAWYHAYDGGRAFYTGGGHTDETYQEPLFLQHLLGGIQYAMGDGQPLDYSKAYAVKTPEDNRFTKTILSDDLNEPMELAVAADGSVYFIERSGKLYRYDPASNTTKTVYTFPVMPDTKVGFGNGVLGLTLDPNFATNHYIYCFHTPPAAVPVQHLSRFTIIGKDSLDLASEKVLLKVPLENEVSAHTGGSLDWDKDGNLFISTGDNTVPFASNGYAPIDEIPGRITFDAQRSAGNTNDLRGKVLRIHPEADGSYTIPAGNLFPKGTAGTKPEIYVMGCRNPYRISVDQATGILYWGEVGPDAGQDGEQGPRGYDEINQAKKAGNYGWPYFVGDNKAYFQYDFATKKIGALYNAAAPVNNSPSNTGLKELPPAQKAMIWYPYNRSTEFPELNNGGRSAMAGPVYHYDAALQSATKLPAYYDKALFIFDWMRNWVFAVRLDDQQQYKRMEPFMSTNGDFRRPIDMAFGSDGDIYMLEYGSVYGIDNVDARLVRITYNGGNRAPVANITTVDTVGTAPLKVNFSSKDSYDFDEDDQLTYAWYFEGNQKGSAEPNPVHTFEKNGVYQVVLQVTDPAGLTSKDTIAIKVGNTLPVVKITTPDNSTFYFDQKPLHYQVAVTDKEDVTISPERLMIGLHYVPRVAGAPQTGHQLTVPAHPGKLLMEGSDCKACHQLDKASVGPAFIEVAKRYQHDKNFLAYLTSKIIKGGGGAWGEHSMSAHPQLSTDNAAEIVKYIMTLTTQQPTVSLPTEGSVALKDPRAKGNKGSYMLAATYTDGGGNAVPLTGTALLALRSPQVPAGDADEVHNINRSNEHLGAIHNKSFFVLKDIDLKGINRIAYRYSSLDKDATLEVHVKNATGPVISRLDYKATGSWEKYKEVTVPIKDPGGKNDLYFVFSKKDKPDQHLFSLEWLKFIQ, from the coding sequence ATGATCTATCGCAGCAAATCGGGGCGTTATGCTTTCTCTTTCATTTTCATCGTTTGTCTGACAATTATTTTACAGGCATGCAGTGACTCATCTCCCCGCATCCTGGTATTTATAAAGACCAGCGCCTTTCACCACAATTCCATACCAATGGCGGTAACAGCCATCCAAAAGCTGGGTAGTGAGCATGGCTTTAAGGTGGATACCACCAGTGATGCCAGCTGGTTTAAGGAGAGCAAACTAAAAAAATACCGGGCAGTCGTTTTTCTGAGTACCACCGGTAATGTGCTCAATGCAGATGAACAGGTAGCTTTTGAAAGATATATACAGTCTGGTGGCGGATTTGCAGGTGTACACGCTGCCGCAGACACGGAATATGGATGGCCATGGTATAATAAACTGGTGGGCGCTTATTTTAAAAGTCACCCCCACGACCCGAATGTGCGCAAAGGCATGATCATCGTTACAGATACCGCTCATCCTTCCATGAAGGGCCTCCCCACACAATGGGAACGTACCGATGAATGGTATAGTTATAAAAATATCAACCCGGATATTAAAGTACTGGCAAAGCTGGATGAAAGCAGTTATGAAGGTGGAGAGAATGGAGATAATCATCCGATTGCCTGGTACCACGCCTATGATGGTGGCCGCGCTTTCTATACCGGTGGCGGACATACGGATGAAACCTACCAGGAGCCGCTGTTCCTCCAACACCTGCTGGGAGGCATCCAGTACGCCATGGGCGATGGACAGCCACTGGACTACAGTAAAGCTTACGCCGTTAAAACACCGGAAGACAACCGCTTTACCAAAACCATCCTCTCCGATGACCTCAATGAACCGATGGAACTGGCGGTTGCCGCCGATGGCAGTGTATACTTTATTGAGCGCAGCGGTAAATTATACCGCTATGATCCGGCCAGCAACACGACCAAAACCGTATATACGTTCCCGGTAATGCCCGATACGAAAGTAGGATTTGGTAACGGCGTACTTGGCCTCACCCTTGATCCGAACTTTGCTACCAATCATTATATCTATTGCTTTCATACGCCACCGGCGGCCGTACCGGTTCAACATCTCTCCAGGTTTACCATTATCGGTAAAGATTCCCTTGACCTGGCATCTGAAAAGGTATTGCTGAAAGTGCCGCTGGAAAATGAAGTGAGCGCACATACCGGCGGCTCACTGGATTGGGATAAAGATGGTAACCTCTTTATCTCTACCGGCGACAATACCGTTCCTTTCGCATCCAACGGCTACGCCCCTATCGACGAAATCCCCGGCCGCATTACGTTTGATGCACAACGCTCTGCCGGCAATACCAATGATCTGCGTGGCAAAGTGCTGCGCATACATCCGGAAGCCGACGGCAGTTATACCATTCCCGCCGGCAACCTGTTTCCAAAAGGAACAGCCGGCACCAAACCGGAGATCTATGTCATGGGTTGCCGTAACCCTTATCGTATTTCGGTGGATCAGGCTACCGGCATCCTCTATTGGGGAGAAGTAGGCCCGGATGCAGGACAGGACGGAGAGCAGGGCCCACGTGGCTATGATGAGATCAACCAGGCGAAGAAAGCAGGCAACTACGGATGGCCCTATTTTGTTGGCGACAACAAAGCATATTTCCAGTATGATTTTGCCACCAAAAAAATAGGCGCCCTGTACAATGCAGCCGCACCGGTGAATAACTCGCCCAGCAACACCGGTCTGAAAGAACTGCCGCCCGCACAAAAAGCGATGATCTGGTATCCGTACAACCGGTCCACTGAATTTCCTGAGCTGAACAATGGTGGCCGCTCTGCTATGGCGGGTCCTGTATATCATTACGATGCTGCTTTACAGTCTGCCACCAAGCTGCCGGCATACTATGATAAAGCCCTTTTCATTTTCGACTGGATGCGCAACTGGGTGTTTGCCGTACGTTTGGATGATCAGCAACAATACAAACGCATGGAGCCGTTCATGTCTACCAACGGCGATTTCAGACGGCCTATTGACATGGCCTTTGGTTCCGATGGCGATATTTATATGCTGGAATACGGCTCCGTATACGGGATAGATAATGTGGATGCCCGTTTGGTACGGATCACTTATAATGGCGGCAACCGCGCACCCGTAGCCAATATCACTACCGTTGACACTGTAGGCACCGCGCCGTTGAAAGTAAATTTCAGCAGTAAAGACAGCTATGATTTTGATGAAGATGATCAGCTGACATATGCATGGTACTTTGAAGGCAATCAGAAAGGATCTGCTGAACCTAACCCTGTTCATACATTTGAAAAGAACGGTGTATACCAGGTGGTGCTACAGGTAACTGATCCTGCCGGGTTAACCAGCAAAGATACAATAGCTATAAAAGTAGGTAACACCTTACCGGTAGTAAAGATCACCACGCCGGATAACAGCACTTTCTATTTTGACCAAAAGCCCTTACACTACCAGGTAGCAGTAACAGATAAGGAAGATGTAACGATCAGCCCCGAAAGGCTGATGATCGGACTGCACTATGTACCGCGTGTAGCAGGCGCACCGCAAACAGGTCACCAGCTAACGGTACCGGCACATCCGGGTAAGCTCCTGATGGAAGGCAGCGACTGCAAAGCCTGTCACCAGCTGGATAAAGCCTCTGTAGGACCGGCTTTCATTGAAGTAGCCAAAAGATATCAGCATGATAAAAATTTCCTGGCCTATCTCACCAGCAAAATCATCAAAGGTGGCGGCGGCGCCTGGGGAGAGCATTCTATGAGTGCGCATCCACAGTTGTCTACCGACAATGCAGCTGAAATTGTGAAATACATTATGACGCTGACCACACAGCAACCAACGGTGAGCTTACCAACTGAAGGCAGCGTAGCATTGAAAGATCCCCGCGCCAAAGGCAATAAGGGCAGCTATATGCTTGCTGCTACCTACACTGATGGCGGCGGCAACGCAGTACCACTAACCGGCACCGCCCTGCTCGCCCTCCGCTCGCCACAGGTACCGGCAGGGGATGCAGATGAAGTACACAACATCAACCGCAGTAATGAACATCTCGGAGCTATCCATAACAAGTCATTCTTTGTACTGAAAGATATTGACCTGAAAGGGATCAACCGGATTGCTTACCGCTACTCCTCGCTGGACAAGGATGCCACATTGGAAGTGCATGTTAAAAACGCCACAGGCCCCGTGATCAGCAGACTGGACTACAAAGCCACAGGTAGCTGGGAAAAATACAAAGAGGTAACCGTTCCCATCAAAGATCCCGGTGGTAAAAATGATCTTTATTTTGTTTTCAGTAAAAAGGACAAGCCGGATCAGCATTTGTTTTCGCTGGAATGGCTGAAATTTATACAGTAA
- a CDS encoding HAMP domain-containing sensor histidine kinase, giving the protein MPGTFLKYTRLIIWRYWNLVINIGVHPLMSFIEIRRIKLLNLTSLPAVVLTFFFCVLNIIQGRFLLAGINLLMMLGGLAVLFLHYRSNYQGARIWVISYGILLYGFSALVFHNGCEYYLINILILVFLIYDNKWVLRFFAVLIITTFMLVHFAPVDWAPAVPVPVSRIIINVVIFFLFAIIILTYFKQVHEDFQKETEAQRQALYRMNRDKEKLFSIIAHDVRSPLATLEVLLDMFGKDEYPAEDMKEAAASLNEKVTQVRGSLDNLLQWSAGQMKGIRAAPVSFDVYPLVLDILELFEVSILKKNLQISTAIPEGLSMYADKDHVSVIFRNLISNAVKFSKPGDTIELQGTVLNGNTLFSVADSGVGIAPDKLRSLFSFNNAPAYGTDGERGTGVGLMLCDEFARQNKGKVKVKSEIAKGSTFTLQLPTGKIH; this is encoded by the coding sequence ATGCCCGGAACCTTTTTGAAATATACGCGACTTATTATCTGGCGTTACTGGAATCTGGTGATCAATATAGGTGTGCATCCCCTGATGTCATTTATTGAAATCCGTCGTATCAAGTTATTGAACCTGACGTCATTGCCCGCAGTCGTTTTAACTTTTTTCTTTTGTGTGCTGAATATCATACAGGGGCGGTTCTTATTGGCCGGGATAAACCTGCTGATGATGCTGGGCGGCCTTGCTGTGCTGTTCCTTCACTACCGGAGTAATTACCAGGGTGCCAGGATCTGGGTAATTAGTTATGGTATCCTGCTGTATGGTTTTTCTGCATTGGTTTTCCATAATGGGTGTGAATATTATCTCATCAATATCCTGATCCTCGTATTCCTGATCTACGACAATAAATGGGTGCTACGTTTTTTTGCTGTTCTTATCATTACCACTTTCATGTTGGTGCACTTTGCGCCGGTTGACTGGGCGCCGGCTGTTCCGGTACCTGTGTCAAGGATTATCATTAACGTTGTTATTTTCTTCCTGTTCGCCATTATCATATTGACGTATTTCAAGCAGGTACATGAGGATTTTCAGAAAGAAACAGAAGCACAACGGCAGGCATTGTATCGTATGAACCGGGATAAAGAGAAACTTTTTTCGATTATCGCTCATGATGTCCGTAGTCCGCTGGCCACGCTGGAAGTATTACTGGATATGTTCGGGAAAGATGAGTACCCCGCCGAAGATATGAAGGAGGCGGCTGCCAGTCTGAATGAAAAGGTGACACAGGTACGTGGTTCTCTGGATAATTTGTTGCAGTGGAGTGCAGGACAAATGAAAGGCATCCGTGCTGCGCCGGTTAGTTTTGACGTATACCCGTTGGTGTTGGACATACTGGAATTATTTGAGGTAAGTATTTTGAAAAAAAATCTACAGATATCTACAGCTATTCCGGAAGGACTGTCAATGTATGCCGACAAAGACCACGTGAGCGTCATCTTCCGGAATTTGATCAGCAATGCTGTTAAATTCAGCAAACCCGGCGACACTATTGAGTTGCAGGGAACGGTATTGAATGGAAATACCCTGTTCAGTGTGGCTGATAGTGGCGTAGGCATAGCACCGGATAAGCTCAGATCATTGTTTTCATTTAACAATGCACCTGCCTATGGTACGGATGGAGAACGCGGTACAGGGGTGGGGCTTATGTTATGCGACGAATTTGCCCGGCAAAATAAAGGAAAAGTGAAAGTAAAGAGTGAAATAGCCAAAGGAAGTACGTTTACCTTGCAACTACCTACGGGTAAAATACATTAG
- a CDS encoding DinB family protein produces the protein MENNTIPVIAPLFINPAAVLEHWQGHRRLTRRVIAAFPEEQLFTYSVGGMRPFSELATEILIQSLGLPAVVSGDWEQAGEQVQQAKATPPRTKAEILAQWDEMTDKINAVWPQIAPGRFAELDTAFGQYEGPIYSFILYWIDNEVHHRGQGYVYLRALGIAPPPFWDRN, from the coding sequence ATGGAAAACAACACTATTCCTGTTATAGCACCCCTGTTTATTAATCCTGCAGCAGTCCTCGAACACTGGCAGGGACATCGCCGGCTGACCCGCCGCGTGATAGCGGCATTCCCCGAAGAACAACTCTTTACTTACAGTGTTGGCGGCATGCGCCCTTTTTCGGAGCTGGCGACAGAGATACTGATACAGTCATTAGGTCTTCCGGCAGTTGTATCCGGCGACTGGGAGCAGGCAGGCGAACAGGTGCAGCAAGCAAAAGCAACCCCGCCCCGGACAAAAGCGGAAATCCTAGCACAATGGGATGAGATGACGGATAAGATCAATGCAGTCTGGCCCCAGATAGCACCCGGCCGTTTCGCGGAGCTTGACACTGCCTTCGGACAATATGAAGGCCCTATTTATTCATTTATACTTTACTGGATCGATAATGAAGTGCATCACCGCGGACAGGGATACGTTTATCTCCGCGCCCTGGGAATTGCGCCCCCTCCTTTCTGGGACCGGAACTAA
- a CDS encoding YMGG-like glycine zipper-containing protein yields MKHVLIALATSVALFSCQGNTATETATAIENAKQATIDSMNTISAVKQKVIDSMNTVNAGRSRHAATATSNSQYENSGAAVPATTETPAAAPAPAKKKGWSHTAKGAVVGAGAGAVTGAIVNKDHLKGAAIGTLIGAGAGAATGAIVDHSKKKKSVSQ; encoded by the coding sequence ATGAAACATGTATTGATAGCTTTAGCAACCTCAGTAGCACTCTTTTCCTGTCAGGGTAATACAGCCACAGAAACGGCCACTGCTATAGAAAATGCGAAACAAGCAACGATTGATTCTATGAATACGATCAGTGCAGTAAAACAAAAAGTAATTGATTCAATGAATACTGTTAATGCAGGTCGCAGCAGACATGCTGCTACAGCAACCAGCAACAGTCAGTATGAAAATAGCGGCGCAGCAGTTCCTGCAACAACGGAAACGCCTGCGGCAGCTCCGGCTCCTGCAAAGAAAAAAGGATGGAGCCATACTGCTAAAGGAGCTGTAGTAGGTGCGGGCGCCGGTGCTGTTACCGGAGCAATCGTCAATAAAGACCACCTGAAAGGAGCTGCCATCGGCACATTGATAGGCGCTGGCGCAGGTGCCGCCACAGGAGCCATTGTAGACCATAGCAAGAAGAAGAAGAGTGTTTCACAATAA
- a CDS encoding lactonase family protein encodes MSHKLSFLLISILLSTYFASAQKTYLFVGSYNENKDSSGIYVYRFDPANGQLQPVTTAKGMLNPSYLTISEDGNYIYTAAQSKKKDDGRIGSYVFDRKNGSVGFINEQSSGGANPVYVTGHKNGQWLVNGNYSGSSISVFPLNDGGSVGAAKQVIPFVDSSVMKSRQKQSHIHAVFFSPDFRYIFSPDLGADKIRGYRFDEQQDEPLRTTDRPFTRTAPGSGPRHMAFHPNGKYVYSIEEMSGTVTAYKYAADKLDSIQTITAHVAEGVTDYGSADIHFSPDGRFLYATTRGKENLIFTYSVNARNGRIKLIGSEGTGGNHPRNFVIDPTGKFLLVANMISGNVVVFERNMKTGKLRKTGTELTMKGPSCLKFREYAD; translated from the coding sequence TTGTCTCACAAATTATCTTTCTTACTGATCAGCATACTGCTCAGCACTTACTTTGCCAGTGCACAAAAAACTTACCTGTTTGTCGGTTCTTATAATGAAAACAAGGACAGCAGCGGCATTTACGTTTACCGGTTTGATCCTGCAAACGGGCAACTACAGCCGGTAACCACCGCAAAAGGTATGCTCAATCCATCTTATCTGACCATCTCAGAGGATGGTAACTATATTTATACCGCTGCCCAATCAAAAAAGAAGGATGATGGCCGTATCGGGAGCTATGTCTTCGATCGTAAGAATGGCTCCGTTGGTTTTATCAATGAACAAAGCAGCGGCGGCGCCAACCCGGTATATGTTACCGGTCATAAGAACGGGCAGTGGCTGGTAAACGGCAATTACAGCGGTAGCAGTATCTCCGTTTTTCCTTTGAATGATGGTGGGAGCGTAGGGGCTGCAAAACAGGTCATTCCGTTTGTCGATAGCAGTGTGATGAAAAGCAGGCAAAAACAATCGCATATACATGCCGTTTTCTTTTCACCGGATTTCCGTTATATATTTTCACCAGACCTGGGCGCCGATAAAATCAGGGGGTATCGCTTTGATGAGCAGCAGGATGAGCCTTTACGCACAACTGACCGTCCCTTTACCAGGACCGCTCCTGGTAGTGGCCCCCGGCATATGGCATTTCATCCCAATGGTAAATATGTTTACAGTATAGAAGAAATGTCGGGAACGGTGACTGCTTACAAATATGCGGCAGACAAGCTGGATAGTATACAAACGATTACTGCGCACGTTGCAGAAGGTGTAACAGATTATGGCAGTGCGGATATCCACTTTTCTCCGGATGGCCGTTTCTTATATGCCACAACCCGCGGAAAAGAGAATCTCATTTTCACCTATTCCGTGAATGCGCGTAATGGCAGGATAAAGCTAATAGGTTCTGAAGGAACGGGTGGTAATCATCCCCGGAATTTTGTGATTGATCCCACCGGGAAATTCCTGCTGGTAGCCAATATGATCAGCGGAAATGTGGTTGTGTTTGAGCGGAATATGAAGACAGGGAAACTGCGTAAAACGGGTACTGAACTAACGATGAAAGGCCCATCCTGCCTGAAGTTCAGGGAATATGCCGATTAA